A genome region from Bemisia tabaci chromosome 3, PGI_BMITA_v3 includes the following:
- the LOC109034135 gene encoding uncharacterized protein gives MGMEPSNQRLEDEKNVLPPYKKRRLERQLRAENILEQGFKPNGGPWLRSDTKHRQTAPIFLLPPEILHNIFSRLTIKDRRSSAQVCKLWWSIIRCSISNRCLTIRRKGPGSVYVHFLRVSPLLKEVKIFRRGDLSVFLRTLKYNNPLLEVLKIVGKRLKIDWLRPLDDYHFANLRVLTLKSITINLDGAANVFSRLKNLKQLEIHECDSDGSIMDVLSSSDIQLEEFVYEKSTYRPFAWVTEKTLEAFFAKMGPTLRSFKLGIPDVPFRIPRISENCVVLNFFHLRIAWTCVDESWLQQLGALRHLQHLNLYKIDKISPAVWCNLLSQPHLTGQLKTLGLCYSRLLDDSVFQTIGDKLKNLESASLHCSDIGKSALQHVIKNCSQLKTLKLSEISSRVILPSLPLIPEYLPNLRVLTYRPTFSAESHLLHREQLKIAMPNLKINYAFTCADYLR, from the exons ATGGGCATGGAGCCCTCTAATCAGCGTCTGGAAGATGAGAAAAACGTGCTACCGCCGTATAAGAAGCGGAGATTGGAGCGACAACTACGTGCTGAAAACATCTTGGAGCAAGGATTCAAACCCAATGGAGGACCGTGGCTCCGCAGTGATACCAAGCACCGGCAGACTGCCCCTATTTTCTTACTCCCGCCCGAGATTCTACACAATATCTTCTCCAG GTTGACTATAAAAGACAGACGAAGCTCAGCCCAAGTTTGTAAGCTGTGGTGGTCAATAATTAGATGCTCTATATCAAATCGATGTCTGACGATAAGACGAAAGGGACCCGGTTCGGTATACGTTCACTTTCTGAGAGTATCACCCTTGCTGAAGGAGGTGAAGATTTTTCGACGAGGGGATTTGTCAGTATTTTTACGGACTCTCAAATATAATAATCCTCTACTGGAAGTGCTCAAAATTGTGGGTAAACGCCTAAAAATTGACTGGCTTCGGCCGCTAGACGATTATCATTTCGCCAATTTGAGGGTCCTAACACTTAAATCGATAACTATTAACCTGGACGGCGCCGCGAACGTATTTTCAAGACTGAAGAACTTGAAACAGTTGGAGATACACGAGTGCGATTCTGATGGCTCGATCATGGACGTGCTTAGTTCCAGTGATATTCAATTAGAAGAATTCGTTTATGAAAAATCAACGTACAGACCATTTGCGTGGGTGACGGAAAAAACCCTCGAGGCATTTTTCGCAAAGATGGGCCCGACTTTGAGAAGCTTCAAGTTGGGGATCCCCGATGTGCCGTTCCGTATACCGAGAATCAGTGAAAACTGCgtggttttgaactttttccaTCTTCGCATCGCGTGGACCTGCGTGGATGAATCGTGGCTCCAGCAGTTGGGAGCGTTGAGACACTTGCAGCACCTCAATTTGtacaaaattgacaaaatttcgCCCGCTGTGTGGTGCAATCTCCTCTCTCAACCTCATTTAACGGGACAGCTCAAGACTCTTGGACTCTGTTACAGCAGACTACTAGATGACTCTGTGTTTCAGACTATCGGTGACAAATTGAAGAATTTGGAATCGGCATCTCTCCACTGTTCTGATATAGGGAAATCAGCGCTGCAGCACGTCATAAAGAACTGTTCCCAATTGAAAACCTTAAAACTTTCCGAAATCTCATCACGGGTAATTCTCCCGAGTTTGCCTTTGATCCCGGAGTATTTACCAAACCTTCGAGTACTAACCTACCGGCCGACCTTCTCTGCTGAATCTCATTTATTGCACAGAGAGCAGTTGAAAATTGCCATGCCTAACTTGAAAATCAATTATGCCTTCACTTGCGCCGATTATTTAAGATAA